One Verrucomicrobiaceae bacterium genomic window carries:
- a CDS encoding DUF1501 domain-containing protein yields the protein MGGGMGALGLASSLEAAGGLPRSHFPAKAKRIIHLFMNGGPFGPDLFDPKPSLVKYSGQKPAGADLRTERPTGGLLASPYAYSKHGRSGLEISELLPKLATQADDLCVLRSCHTDNPNHGPALLLMNNGTMTERVPSMGAWLSYGLGNENANLPSYVVLCPGRPVRFSILWSSAFLPAQHQGLYINHSNLDPRQMIPWLHNEKMARTDQRRQLDLMQALNAEHLALRGGADVALNGRIQAMETAFRMQSAATDAFDVNLEPAKVRELYGSSHFSNGCLMARRLVERGVRFVQVYYGNGQPWDSHSNHDATTRRLAADIDRPIAALISDLKQRGMLEDTLIVWGGEFGRTPVSENGNGRDHNPHGFCMFFAGGGARGGTAYGASDDFGFKAAVDKMHVHDVHATILHLLGIDHERLTYRYAGRDYRLTDVHGRVPRAIVS from the coding sequence ATGGGCGGCGGCATGGGGGCGCTTGGGCTGGCATCGAGCCTGGAGGCCGCAGGTGGGCTGCCCAGATCCCATTTTCCAGCCAAAGCGAAGCGCATCATTCACCTCTTCATGAATGGCGGGCCATTTGGGCCGGACCTTTTTGATCCCAAGCCCTCGCTGGTGAAATACTCGGGTCAAAAGCCCGCCGGGGCCGATTTACGCACGGAGCGGCCCACCGGTGGCCTGCTGGCCAGTCCCTACGCATACTCCAAGCACGGTCGTAGCGGCCTGGAGATCAGTGAATTGCTGCCAAAGCTCGCTACGCAGGCCGATGACCTCTGCGTGCTGCGCTCCTGCCACACGGATAATCCGAATCACGGCCCCGCCCTGCTACTCATGAATAATGGCACCATGACCGAGCGGGTGCCGAGCATGGGCGCATGGCTCAGCTATGGCCTAGGCAATGAGAACGCCAATTTGCCCTCCTACGTCGTTCTGTGCCCCGGCAGGCCGGTGCGCTTCTCCATCCTCTGGAGCAGTGCCTTTCTGCCCGCTCAGCATCAGGGGCTCTACATCAATCACAGCAATCTCGATCCACGTCAGATGATCCCCTGGCTGCATAATGAGAAAATGGCCCGCACCGATCAGCGGCGACAGCTCGATCTCATGCAGGCACTCAATGCGGAGCATCTCGCCCTCCGCGGTGGCGCGGATGTCGCTCTCAATGGCCGCATCCAGGCCATGGAGACCGCCTTCCGCATGCAATCCGCTGCCACAGATGCCTTTGATGTGAATCTGGAGCCCGCCAAGGTGCGTGAACTCTATGGCAGCAGCCATTTCTCCAACGGCTGCCTCATGGCGCGGCGGCTGGTGGAGCGTGGGGTGCGCTTCGTGCAGGTCTATTATGGCAATGGTCAGCCCTGGGACTCGCACTCCAATCATGATGCCACCACACGCCGACTCGCAGCAGATATCGACCGCCCCATCGCTGCACTCATCAGCGATCTGAAGCAGCGCGGCATGCTGGAGGATACGCTCATCGTCTGGGGGGGCGAATTCGGTCGCACGCCCGTCAGCGAGAATGGCAATGGCCGTGATCACAATCCGCATGGCTTCTGCATGTTCTTCGCCGGTGGTGGAGCACGCGGCGGCACTGCTTACGGCGCGAGCGACGATTTCGGCTTCAAAGCCGCTGTCGATAAAATGCACGTCCATGATGTGCATGCCACCATCCTGCACCTGCTCGGCATCGATCACGAGCGCCTGACCTATCGCTATGCAGGCCGTGATTACCGCCTCACCGACGTGCATGGCCGCGTCCCGCGTGCCATCGTGAGCTGA
- a CDS encoding tetratricopeptide repeat protein: MDRADYLTARQALADGLPEVAAVKVERLLKDKGLSKEDAALLAQFATEAWIRAGDGARALDVAGAYDFVGEPFWRAQAYTLLGRLSEAREELASSSAPLDEHSQLLLGRILLALGEAEAARAEAQPLFENGIPEIRRHAGQLLAEIDLRSGHADQALKLIESAQMPKGHAEGDLLRARALLDLGRLAEAREALHVVLGASGGGQQTRDAAETLMAEIWMREKQPIKAYEHLIQLLDDSVESNMWTEMFDALDRTWRAQPPPHRLPSAVLLWAAQGSQAQQSADPPPALQRAIDHFRGHAWYIVARWLQAENRPVEAVSMIEALLRLQPDHPRTSAAMRMAMDLHAAAGVDSRVLELADKWRERFSGAEGSAGVDFLAGSILFRLGEHQQAEESFQAASNVTLDLSERRRSLFNAAVAASKAADAVLFLGLMAQLEATGGAHSGTGDSAADLQLEKALEAAAKRRDGAGDDLRAFINSRSTHPRIAEAQVALAEWLLITLPPRVDESRAILDAIRIPAGESVQAEALRQRIDYTRLWMIEVGGDIKGLVTAASDFIKKWPQSSLVPDVLMKQAASYYQLEDFANARAGFEQVARDYAKTPHHDTALYFAALSAISVMSDDGRKRALTIWEELAAKGGSLALPSRRQQALAHRRLGELPEALKALDQILDVKLLDEDTRRLTTCEKAEVLLLLGKTDPTRLEEAVSLLNTFISSEHETDFLWKARAGYTLAVALHDAKRDTLALEACYDVLRAADETPPANPTDYAWYSKAGFFGIDLLQATHQWEAAARLAEQISQFPGGRAEDARQLATKIRLEHFLWDGPKPVPPRIPETAKPEESKSETIKPEKGN, from the coding sequence GTGGATAGGGCAGATTATTTGACGGCGCGGCAGGCTCTGGCGGATGGGCTGCCAGAGGTCGCAGCAGTGAAGGTCGAGCGTCTTTTAAAAGACAAGGGCCTGTCCAAAGAGGATGCTGCTCTATTGGCTCAGTTTGCAACGGAGGCATGGATTCGAGCAGGCGATGGAGCCAGAGCTTTGGATGTGGCAGGGGCTTATGATTTTGTGGGCGAGCCATTTTGGCGAGCACAGGCCTATACTCTGCTGGGGCGGTTGTCCGAGGCTCGCGAGGAGCTCGCCAGCTCCTCAGCACCGCTGGATGAGCACTCTCAGTTGCTCCTGGGACGCATCCTGCTGGCGCTAGGCGAGGCAGAGGCCGCACGAGCAGAGGCCCAGCCCCTGTTTGAAAATGGGATACCTGAGATTCGACGGCACGCCGGGCAGTTGCTGGCAGAAATCGACCTCCGCAGTGGGCATGCCGATCAGGCTCTGAAGCTGATCGAATCCGCCCAGATGCCGAAAGGCCACGCGGAGGGCGATCTACTGCGTGCGCGTGCCTTGTTAGATCTCGGCAGGCTGGCAGAGGCCCGTGAAGCGCTTCATGTAGTGCTAGGAGCCAGTGGTGGCGGGCAGCAGACACGCGATGCCGCAGAGACTTTGATGGCTGAGATTTGGATGCGTGAAAAACAGCCAATCAAAGCCTACGAGCATCTGATTCAGCTCCTAGATGACTCCGTCGAGAGTAACATGTGGACCGAGATGTTTGATGCTCTGGATCGGACATGGCGTGCACAGCCTCCACCTCATAGATTGCCATCCGCAGTGCTTTTATGGGCAGCACAGGGCAGCCAGGCGCAGCAGAGTGCTGATCCGCCACCGGCTTTGCAGCGGGCGATCGACCATTTTCGAGGCCATGCGTGGTACATCGTCGCCCGCTGGCTCCAGGCAGAAAATAGGCCTGTGGAGGCCGTCAGTATGATCGAGGCTCTTTTGCGCCTCCAGCCTGACCACCCGCGCACCAGTGCTGCGATGCGCATGGCGATGGATCTGCATGCTGCGGCAGGCGTGGACTCGCGTGTTTTGGAGTTGGCAGACAAATGGCGTGAGCGCTTCAGCGGTGCAGAGGGCAGTGCTGGTGTCGATTTCCTCGCAGGCAGCATCCTTTTTCGACTGGGAGAGCACCAACAGGCGGAGGAGTCTTTTCAAGCGGCATCCAATGTGACGCTGGATCTTTCAGAGCGCCGTCGCTCGCTCTTCAATGCGGCGGTCGCTGCATCGAAGGCGGCAGATGCAGTCCTTTTCCTGGGGCTCATGGCCCAGCTAGAGGCGACGGGTGGTGCGCATAGCGGCACGGGGGACAGCGCCGCAGATTTGCAGCTCGAAAAGGCTCTCGAAGCCGCAGCAAAGCGCCGCGACGGTGCGGGCGATGATTTGCGTGCCTTCATCAATAGTCGCAGCACGCATCCCCGCATCGCAGAGGCGCAGGTGGCACTGGCAGAGTGGTTACTGATCACACTCCCACCACGAGTGGATGAGTCACGGGCGATCCTGGATGCGATTCGCATCCCAGCGGGTGAAAGTGTCCAGGCTGAGGCTCTGCGTCAGCGTATCGACTACACTCGCCTTTGGATGATCGAGGTGGGTGGAGACATCAAGGGTCTCGTCACGGCTGCATCGGATTTCATCAAAAAATGGCCCCAGAGCAGTCTCGTCCCCGATGTGCTCATGAAGCAAGCCGCGTCCTATTACCAACTGGAGGACTTTGCCAATGCACGAGCCGGTTTTGAGCAAGTAGCACGCGATTATGCCAAGACTCCTCATCACGATACCGCACTCTATTTTGCCGCGCTCTCTGCGATCTCTGTGATGAGTGATGATGGACGCAAGCGTGCACTGACGATCTGGGAGGAGCTAGCGGCCAAGGGAGGCTCCCTGGCGCTGCCCTCCCGGAGGCAGCAGGCTCTGGCGCATCGTCGCCTGGGTGAGCTACCAGAGGCGCTGAAGGCGCTCGATCAGATTCTCGATGTAAAACTGCTCGATGAGGACACGCGGCGTCTGACGACATGCGAAAAGGCAGAGGTGCTGCTCCTCCTCGGCAAGACGGATCCCACACGACTCGAAGAAGCGGTGAGCTTGCTGAATACCTTCATCTCCTCAGAGCACGAGACCGATTTCCTCTGGAAGGCCCGTGCTGGCTACACGCTGGCGGTGGCCTTGCATGATGCGAAGCGTGACACCCTTGCTCTGGAGGCCTGCTATGATGTGCTGCGGGCGGCTGATGAGACACCGCCGGCCAATCCGACGGATTACGCTTGGTATTCAAAGGCTGGCTTCTTCGGCATCGACTTGCTTCAGGCCACGCATCAATGGGAAGCCGCCGCAAGACTGGCCGAACAGATTTCTCAATTCCCCGGTGGTCGTGCTGAGGATGCCCGACAGCTCGCCACGAAGATCCGATTGGAGCATTTCCTATGGGATGGCCCGAAGCCAGTCCCACCGCGCATCCCGGAGACTGCAAAGCCGGAAGAATCCAAGTCGGAGACGATCAAGCCAGAGAAAGGGAACTGA
- a CDS encoding fibronectin type III domain-containing protein: MASNRLPDQRDRLFALAEDMIDGLTAHEATIGIKQNTGTVLRPALTAARSAETTFGECQVLKKAANAALTSADASGKIFLNNARKRLSKFFGESASTEWAAAGWPPGTTAAPATQDQRFDLIASLRAYFTTHPEHASADMEVTAALADAAHIAISNARAALGQKITENGQAKATRDSTERNLRIRMSGLITELATLLSDEDPRWHAFGLNRPADAETPESPSFTTAVPGPNHSLLVDWDDSLRADRWRVWIKVIGVDADFRAVQTVTESDATIPGLTAGATVEVRVTSVNEAGESSPGPVASAVVG; encoded by the coding sequence ATGGCCTCCAACCGTCTCCCCGATCAACGTGACCGTCTTTTCGCCCTCGCTGAGGATATGATCGACGGTCTCACCGCCCACGAAGCCACCATCGGCATCAAACAAAACACCGGCACCGTGCTGCGCCCGGCACTGACTGCCGCCCGTAGTGCCGAAACCACCTTTGGCGAATGCCAGGTACTCAAAAAAGCCGCCAACGCGGCCCTCACCAGCGCCGATGCCTCTGGAAAAATCTTCCTCAACAACGCCCGCAAGCGCCTTTCCAAATTCTTTGGCGAATCCGCCAGCACCGAATGGGCCGCCGCAGGCTGGCCACCTGGCACCACCGCTGCGCCCGCTACCCAAGACCAGCGTTTTGACCTCATCGCCAGCCTGCGGGCCTACTTCACCACGCACCCAGAGCACGCCAGCGCCGACATGGAGGTCACGGCGGCACTCGCCGATGCGGCGCATATTGCCATCAGCAATGCCCGCGCCGCCCTGGGCCAAAAAATCACCGAAAACGGTCAAGCCAAAGCCACCCGCGACAGCACCGAGCGGAATCTGCGCATCCGCATGAGCGGCCTCATCACCGAGCTCGCCACCCTGCTCAGCGATGAGGACCCACGCTGGCATGCCTTTGGCCTGAACCGCCCAGCGGATGCGGAGACGCCGGAGTCGCCCAGCTTCACCACTGCCGTGCCCGGCCCGAACCATAGCCTGCTGGTGGACTGGGACGACAGCCTGCGTGCTGACCGCTGGCGTGTGTGGATCAAAGTCATCGGCGTGGATGCCGACTTCCGCGCCGTGCAAACCGTCACCGAAAGCGATGCCACGATCCCCGGCCTAACCGCCGGTGCCACAGTGGAGGTACGTGTGACCAGCGTGAACGAGGCAGGCGAGAGTAGCCCTGGTCCCGTCGCGAGCGCGGTGGTCGGCTAG
- a CDS encoding SDR family oxidoreductase, producing MNLNLQNQTVAIIGAARGIGRAIAEGFLAEGCQVRALDREKSADFITVGDVADYSAVQAFAASFESIDHVIFCAGIGSGKFGFPFWNLEPSDWPRVLEVNLIGAVNTAHAFAPRLIQRGAGSMLFLTSVAGQIGSQTDPPYSASKAALINFMQCAAKDLGPHNIRVNALAPGMVKTELNQSIWAASQLKLPENQRQSFDQWAAAKIQKVSHLGRWQMPEEYAAMACFLASNHALNITGQTLNIDGGQVMHS from the coding sequence ATGAATCTGAACCTGCAAAATCAAACTGTCGCCATCATCGGAGCTGCACGCGGCATCGGTCGAGCCATCGCCGAGGGATTCCTGGCCGAAGGCTGCCAGGTGCGTGCCCTAGACCGCGAAAAATCCGCCGACTTCATCACTGTGGGCGATGTAGCAGATTATTCCGCCGTGCAGGCCTTCGCCGCATCTTTCGAGAGCATTGACCACGTCATCTTCTGCGCAGGAATTGGCTCAGGGAAATTCGGCTTTCCCTTTTGGAATCTGGAACCCAGCGATTGGCCGCGTGTCTTGGAGGTGAACCTCATCGGTGCGGTAAACACCGCGCATGCCTTCGCCCCGCGCCTCATCCAGCGCGGCGCAGGCAGCATGCTCTTCCTCACCAGCGTCGCGGGCCAGATCGGCTCGCAGACAGACCCGCCCTACAGCGCCTCCAAGGCAGCACTCATCAATTTCATGCAATGCGCCGCCAAAGACCTCGGCCCGCACAACATCCGCGTCAATGCCCTCGCACCAGGCATGGTGAAAACAGAGCTCAATCAGTCCATTTGGGCCGCCAGCCAGCTCAAACTGCCAGAAAACCAGCGTCAAAGCTTTGACCAATGGGCAGCCGCCAAGATCCAAAAAGTCTCCCACCTCGGCCGCTGGCAAATGCCAGAGGAATATGCCGCCATGGCCTGCTTCCTCGCCTCAAACCACGCCCTCAACATCACTGGCCAGACCCTCAATATCGACGGCGGACAGGTCATGCACTCATAA
- a CDS encoding AbrB/MazE/SpoVT family DNA-binding domain-containing protein → MTTTFILDAAGNLFLPAAILKHASLNAGDQVEVTAQKDRLSIVAGSRAQSDLPRRTTSFAKTGRPQGLRGG, encoded by the coding sequence ATGACAACGACATTCATTCTGGATGCGGCGGGGAATCTATTCCTACCCGCTGCGATCCTGAAACACGCCTCTTTAAATGCAGGGGATCAAGTGGAGGTGACGGCCCAAAAAGATCGACTAAGCATCGTCGCGGGTAGCAGAGCGCAGTCGGATCTGCCCCGGCGTACTACCTCTTTTGCCAAAACGGGCCGGCCTCAGGGCCTACGCGGCGGCTGA